A genomic stretch from Pseudomonas mendocina includes:
- the tssB gene encoding type VI secretion system contractile sheath small subunit: MAKEGSVAPKERINVTFKPATGGAQEEIELPLKLMVLGDFTQRADDRKIEDRKPVSIDKNSFDEVLAKQELNLTLSVPNRLQDEPTDEELAVQLRINSMKDFNPANLVEQVPELKKLMELRDALVALKGPLGNAPAFRKAIESVLADDDSRDRILGELGLAAKDKLDS, translated from the coding sequence ATGGCCAAAGAAGGCTCGGTAGCCCCAAAGGAACGCATCAACGTAACCTTCAAACCCGCCACCGGTGGCGCTCAAGAAGAGATCGAACTGCCACTGAAACTGATGGTTTTGGGCGATTTCACCCAGCGCGCTGACGATCGTAAGATCGAAGACCGTAAGCCCGTCAGCATCGACAAAAACAGCTTCGATGAAGTGCTCGCCAAGCAGGAACTGAACCTGACCTTGTCAGTGCCGAACCGCCTGCAAGACGAACCCACCGACGAAGAGCTGGCCGTGCAACTGCGCATCAACTCCATGAAGGACTTCAACCCAGCCAACCTGGTTGAACAAGTCCCAGAGCTGAAAAAACTGATGGAACTGCGTGACGCACTCGTGGCCCTGAAAGGCCCACTGGGTAACGCCCCGGCCTTCCGTAAAGCCATTGAAAGCGTACTTGCCGATGACGATTCCCGCGATCGCATTCTCGGCGAGCTTGGCTTGGCCGCTAAGGACAAACTGGATTCCTGA
- the tssC gene encoding type VI secretion system contractile sheath large subunit, producing MSTKSATAAASKSAAEAGILDRIIAETKLTPDDEAYDIAKRGVSAFIEELLKPQNENEPVKKAMVDRMIAEIDAKLSRQMDEILHHPEFQSLESSWRGLKLLVDRTNFRENIKLEILNASKQDLLDDFEDSPEIVQSGLYKHIYTAEYGQFGGQPVGALIANYFFDPSAPDVKTMQYVASVASMSHAPFIAAAGPKFFGLESFTGLPDLKDLKDHFEGPQFAKWQSFREQEDSRYVGLTVPRFLLRNPYDPEDNPVKTFVYKENVANSHEHYLWGNTAYTFATRLTDSFAKFRWCPNIIGPQSGGAVEDLPLHHFESMGEIETKIPTEVLVSDRREYELAEEGFIALTMRKGSDNAAFFSASSVQKPKFFGISEEGKTAELNYKLGTQLPYMFIINRLAHYLKVLQREQIGSWKERTDLELELNKWIRQFVADQENPSAEVRSRRPLRAAQVVVSDVEGEPGWYRVNLNVRPHFKYMGADFTLSLVGKLDKE from the coding sequence ATGAGCACCAAAAGCGCAACCGCAGCTGCCAGCAAAAGCGCAGCCGAAGCGGGCATTCTCGACCGCATCATTGCAGAAACTAAATTGACGCCTGATGACGAAGCCTATGACATCGCCAAACGCGGCGTATCGGCTTTCATCGAAGAACTGCTGAAACCGCAGAATGAAAACGAGCCGGTGAAAAAGGCCATGGTCGACCGCATGATCGCGGAGATCGACGCCAAACTCAGCCGCCAGATGGACGAAATTCTGCACCACCCAGAGTTCCAGTCCCTCGAGTCTTCCTGGCGCGGCCTTAAGCTGCTGGTTGACCGCACCAACTTCCGCGAGAACATCAAGCTGGAAATTCTCAACGCATCCAAGCAAGACCTGCTGGATGACTTTGAGGACAGCCCGGAGATCGTTCAGTCCGGTCTGTACAAGCATATCTACACCGCAGAGTACGGCCAGTTCGGTGGTCAGCCAGTTGGCGCCCTGATCGCCAACTACTTCTTCGATCCGAGCGCACCGGACGTAAAAACCATGCAGTACGTGGCCAGCGTCGCCAGCATGTCTCACGCACCGTTCATTGCCGCGGCTGGCCCGAAATTCTTCGGCCTGGAAAGCTTCACTGGCCTGCCAGACCTGAAAGACCTGAAGGATCACTTCGAAGGTCCACAGTTTGCCAAATGGCAGAGCTTCCGTGAGCAAGAAGACTCCCGCTACGTCGGCCTGACCGTGCCACGCTTCCTGCTGCGTAACCCGTACGACCCGGAAGACAACCCGGTTAAAACGTTCGTCTACAAAGAGAACGTCGCCAACAGCCACGAGCATTACCTCTGGGGCAACACCGCCTACACCTTCGCCACCCGTCTGACTGACAGCTTCGCCAAGTTCCGCTGGTGCCCGAACATCATCGGCCCGCAGAGCGGCGGTGCAGTTGAAGACCTGCCACTGCATCACTTCGAAAGCATGGGCGAAATCGAAACCAAGATCCCGACTGAGGTACTGGTTTCCGACCGTCGTGAATATGAACTGGCTGAAGAAGGCTTTATCGCCCTGACCATGCGTAAGGGCAGCGATAACGCCGCATTCTTCTCCGCAAGCTCAGTGCAGAAGCCGAAGTTCTTCGGCATCAGCGAAGAAGGCAAGACCGCTGAACTGAACTACAAACTCGGCACCCAGCTGCCGTACATGTTCATCATCAACCGTCTGGCCCATTACTTGAAAGTGCTGCAGCGCGAACAGATCGGTTCGTGGAAAGAGCGCACCGACCTTGAGCTGGAACTGAACAAGTGGATTCGCCAGTTCGTAGCTGATCAGGAAAACCCAAGCGCCGAAGTTCGCAGCCGCCGTCCGCTGCGTGCCGCTCAGGTAGTGGTCAGTGATGTAGAAGGCGAGCCGGGCTGGTACCGCGTCAACCTCAACGTGCGTCCGCACTTCAAGTACATGGGTGCCGACTTCACCCTGTCCCTGGTTGGCAAGCTGGACAAGGAATAA